A single window of Anopheles moucheti chromosome 2, idAnoMoucSN_F20_07, whole genome shotgun sequence DNA harbors:
- the LOC128298959 gene encoding CLIP domain-containing serine protease B4-like translates to MNLSRWSLPIVILVWWTEQRVASLELGASCTNPVGEAGKCILFRECQPLVNIYNNPITTQQDTEFLMQSRCGMLQRKILVCCAGSNQRSSLPEPPHCGVQLSDRILGGQLTEIDEFPWTALIQFQKPDGSFGFHCGGSLINERYVVTAAHCIKRIPRSWKVHRVRLGEWDLSMTNDCHEGFCSEAPIDLHIEKIVVHRNYDPKDQHKVNDIALIRFTRSVKYSETVRPICLPLSESLRDRNHVGKPSYAVGWGKTETAAASEVKLKVEINITNWQECARIYREEGVLLTIKHMCAGGVRGTCSGDSGSPLMRQIAGVWYLIGVVSFGPQKCGTAGVPGVYTNVAEYIDWIQDIIY, encoded by the exons ATGAACCTTTCTCGATGGAGTCTTCCAATTGTTATTCTTGTGTGGTGGACAGAGCAAAGAGTAGCATCGCTCG AGCTGGGTGCAAGCTGTACAAATCCTGTAGGAGAAGCGGGCAAGTGCATACTCTTCCGAGAATGTCAACCACTCGTCAACATCTACAATAACCCCATTACCACGCAACAAGATACAGAGTTTCTCATGCAAAGCCGGTGTGGAATGTTACAACGAAAAATATTG GTATGTTGTGCAGGGTCCAATCAGAGATCTTCTCTACCAGAGCCACCACATTGCGGCGTACAACTCTCCGATCGTATTCTTGGCGGTCAGCTTACAGAAATCGACGAGTTTCCGTGGACGGCGTTGATTCAGTTTCAGAAACCAGACGGAAGCTTTGGTTTTCACTGTGGAGGATCACTTATCAATGAACGGTATGTTGTTACTGCTGCTCATTGCATAAAACGGATTCCTCGTAGCTGGAAGGT CCATCGCGTTCGCCTTGGCGAGTGGGATTTGTCGATGACTAATGATTGTCACGAAGGCTTCTGCTCCGAAGCACCGATCGATCTGCACATTGAGAAGATTGTTGTTCACAGAAACTATGACCCGAAGGATCAGCACAAAGTCAATGATATTGCGTTGATTCGTTTCACCCGTTCGGTAAAGTACTCTGAAACAGTACGACCTATTTGTCTACCGTTGAGCGAATCGCTTCGTGATCGTAATCATGTCGGAAAGCCAAGTTATGCTGTCGGTTGGGGTAAAACGGAAACTGCTGCAGCGAGTGAGGTGAAGTTGAAGGTTGAGATAAACATCACAAACTGGCAAGAGTGTGCACGAATTTATCGGGAGGAAGGAGTTTTGCTTACAATAAAACACATGTGTGCCGGTGGTGTGCGTGGCACATGCAGCGGTGATTCGGGCAGTCCTCTTATGCGTCAGATTGCTGGTGTATGGTATCTGATCGGTGTGGTCAGCTTTGGACCACAGAAATGTGGCACAGCTGGTGTACCGGGTGTATACACTAATGTTGCTGAGTATATTGATTGGATTCAGGATATTATCTACTAG